From a single Miscanthus floridulus cultivar M001 chromosome 8, ASM1932011v1, whole genome shotgun sequence genomic region:
- the LOC136471317 gene encoding basic leucine zipper 8-like → MQQNCAANLACLPGFDMASLFLPQIQNDPMYDFSSFDMVDLDPYPYSCNGSVTTTTVSSVSATAADNHQERRGNDERKKRRLASNRESARRSRVRKQRRLDELSLQVAELLGTNQRLLVELNHVIAKHAAVARENSKLREEAAGLQRRLSEMEVEVGEAEAAAGTPEVA, encoded by the coding sequence ATGCAGCAAAACTGTGCAGCCAATTTAGCGTGCCTCCCTGGCTTCGACATGGCCAGCCTTTTCCTACCACAGATTCAGAATGATCCCATGTACGATTTCAGCTCGTTTGACATGGTCGATCTCGATCCATACCCATACAGCTGCAATGGCAGCGTTACTACCACCACCGTGAGCTCAGTGTCTGCCACGGCGGCGGACAACCACCAGGAGAGGCGTGGAAACgacgagaggaagaagaggaggttggCGTCGAACCGTGAGTCCGCGAGGAGGTCGCGCGTGAGGAAGCAGAGGCGCCTGGACGAACTCTCATTGCAGGtggccgagctcctgggcaccaACCAGAGGCTTCTTGTTGAGCTCAACCACGTGATCGCCAAGCATGCTGCCGTAGCTCGTGAGAACTCCAAGCTCAGAGAAGAAGCTGCTGGCCTGCAGAGAAGGCTCAGCGAGATGGAAGTGGAAGTGGGAGAAGCTGAAGCTGCAGCAGGGACACCTGAGGTGGCTTAG